Proteins from a single region of Candidatus Eisenbacteria bacterium:
- the rpsF gene encoding 30S ribosomal protein S6, with product MADRRYETLVLVNPELGEPGAKDLAARIRTLIEDQKGTVSQVLEWGTRELAYPIHKQRRAIYVLFEYRASVDGLREIERNVKLMDPVLRFISVRQDEDAPPAAFRPARGAEPEEPEMDEGGLEAEGAGDGEGA from the coding sequence ATGGCGGACCGCCGCTATGAGACGCTCGTCCTCGTGAATCCCGAGCTGGGGGAACCCGGCGCCAAGGACCTCGCCGCCCGCATCCGGACCCTGATCGAGGACCAGAAGGGCACGGTGAGCCAGGTGCTCGAGTGGGGCACACGCGAGCTGGCCTACCCCATCCACAAGCAACGCCGCGCGATCTACGTCCTGTTCGAGTATCGCGCCAGCGTCGACGGGCTGCGCGAGATCGAGCGCAACGTGAAGCTCATGGATCCCGTCCTGCGCTTCATCTCGGTGCGTCAGGACGAGGATGCCCCGCCCGCGGCCTTCCGGCCGGCCCGCGGCGCCGAGCCCGAGGAGCCCGAGATGGACGAGGGCGGACTCGAGGCCGAGGGCGCCGGCGACGGGGAGGGCGCGTAG